A genomic stretch from Arenicella xantha includes:
- a CDS encoding GMC oxidoreductase, translating into MIIDLETSPLGKKEVKAQACIVGAGPAGITLALELARARPDWKIVLCEAGGQNLATNREKQIYKASLGEKKYAVLDISRRRKLGGTSTHWGGWCKPLDTTDYEDNHAWDVPAWPFSEKELEPFFQQTQKWLEIKGDFYDIEKIRDRHAEKLLELRPNTRVSQHLFRFSPPTRFAERYVDELEKQDNLTCLLHANLHDLSRNGDRISAAHVRALDGESITITADNFVLAMGGMETTRQLLNMQENNTAQGEGIYSNHLGRYFADHYGARPGELLAIENLQYSRFLDGDAPVMPVLTFSKNDIRAAGQHNSCMMLRPKPSSDSLLSNYGGNTGLGFKSSEYWHYDIQSIVEPRPNPSSRIVLTDERCELGLRKMKLDWKLHPGDYKSAYELLGALGDELSASGLGRARMADTNTPKSIAAANGACHHLGTTRMAANAEDGVVDPNLRVFDHENLYVASSSVFPRYGYSNPTFTIVALSIRLANHLAKQNGEKA; encoded by the coding sequence ATGATCATCGATCTTGAGACATCGCCTCTGGGGAAAAAAGAAGTAAAAGCACAAGCCTGTATTGTTGGCGCGGGCCCAGCAGGAATAACTCTGGCGCTCGAATTAGCGCGAGCTCGACCGGACTGGAAGATTGTGCTGTGTGAAGCCGGCGGGCAAAACTTAGCGACGAATAGAGAGAAACAAATTTACAAAGCATCGCTAGGTGAAAAAAAGTACGCCGTCCTCGACATTTCTCGACGCCGGAAACTTGGCGGCACATCAACTCATTGGGGTGGGTGGTGCAAACCCCTCGATACCACTGACTATGAAGACAATCATGCATGGGACGTTCCGGCATGGCCTTTCTCTGAGAAAGAGCTAGAGCCCTTCTTCCAACAAACTCAAAAATGGTTAGAGATTAAAGGCGACTTTTACGACATAGAGAAAATTCGCGACCGACACGCTGAGAAGCTTCTTGAGCTCCGACCGAACACTCGGGTTAGCCAACATCTATTTCGTTTCAGCCCCCCGACCCGGTTCGCAGAGCGGTATGTCGATGAGCTTGAAAAACAGGACAACCTCACTTGTTTACTTCACGCAAACCTGCACGACCTGTCCCGTAATGGAGATCGTATTTCGGCTGCGCATGTACGCGCATTAGATGGCGAGTCTATTACGATTACAGCCGATAACTTTGTATTGGCAATGGGCGGAATGGAAACGACGAGACAACTACTAAATATGCAGGAGAATAATACCGCTCAAGGCGAAGGTATATATTCAAACCACCTAGGTCGTTATTTTGCAGACCATTACGGCGCTCGACCTGGAGAATTACTAGCAATTGAAAACTTGCAATATAGCCGCTTTCTAGATGGTGACGCACCAGTGATGCCGGTACTAACATTTTCAAAAAATGATATCAGAGCTGCTGGCCAACATAATTCATGCATGATGCTGCGACCAAAACCTTCTTCCGATTCGCTTTTATCTAACTACGGTGGTAACACAGGCCTAGGCTTTAAGTCTAGTGAATATTGGCACTATGATATCCAATCAATCGTCGAACCACGCCCCAACCCTTCGAGCAGAATTGTATTAACCGATGAACGCTGCGAACTAGGCTTACGTAAGATGAAGCTTGACTGGAAGCTACATCCTGGCGACTATAAATCCGCTTATGAGCTCTTAGGCGCATTAGGCGACGAGCTCTCAGCTTCTGGACTTGGTCGCGCTCGCATGGCTGACACAAACACGCCTAAATCTATCGCTGCAGCCAACGGAGCATGCCACCACCTTGGCACCACCAGAATGGCTGCCAACGCCGAAGACGGCGTGGTGGATCCAAACCTCAGGGTCTTCGACCATGAAAATTTGTACGTTGCCAGCTCATCGGTTTTTCCTCGTTACGGCTATTCTAATCCTACTTTCACAATTGTCGCACTATCGATACGACTGGCTAACCACTTAGCAAAACAAAATGGAGAAAAGGCATGA
- a CDS encoding virginiamycin B lyase family protein, translating to MNRHLNTHVLRLAICFAVASTAAYGEGLPNGKGREAVEAQCSVCHSVNRITHSLGYNREGWLELAATMVDLSADPAHGNTIVEYLAEHFPPNNRRLPNIVDGGTRISFKEWVVPTLGQRSRDPVEAPDGKIWWAGQWGNLVGSIDPSTGKLREYPLPTGAMPHSVTLDPDGGVWYTGNKNGTIGRLDAANGEIRVYDMPDPAARDPHTAVFDSDGILWFTLQHANRIGRLDPRSGKIKLVTMPAAGSRPYGIKIDASGTPWVACNGRNCLVRVDPKTMALTEIELPHKGTKVRRLDIAADGMIWYVNSSRGRLGRYNPRSGEVQEWPSPSGPLSHPYAIAVVDGAVWYNESGMRPDALVRFDIKTKTFQSWPIPSGGIHSGIVRHMRPSRNGDLLIHQSATNRIMRVEIDD from the coding sequence ATGAATAGGCACTTGAATACCCATGTTTTGCGGCTCGCGATATGTTTCGCTGTCGCCTCGACAGCGGCTTACGGCGAGGGTCTGCCTAATGGCAAGGGCAGGGAGGCCGTTGAAGCACAATGCTCGGTGTGTCACTCTGTTAATCGGATAACCCACAGCCTTGGCTATAACCGTGAGGGCTGGCTGGAACTGGCCGCTACCATGGTCGACCTGTCGGCCGATCCCGCGCACGGGAATACCATCGTAGAGTACCTCGCCGAACACTTTCCACCTAACAATCGCCGCTTGCCGAATATCGTTGATGGTGGCACTCGTATTTCTTTTAAAGAATGGGTGGTTCCAACGCTAGGTCAACGCTCGCGCGACCCAGTAGAGGCACCAGATGGCAAGATTTGGTGGGCAGGCCAGTGGGGCAATTTGGTCGGGTCAATTGATCCGAGCACCGGGAAACTGCGTGAATACCCATTGCCGACAGGGGCAATGCCGCACTCGGTAACGCTGGATCCCGACGGCGGCGTTTGGTATACGGGTAATAAAAACGGAACGATTGGCCGGCTCGACGCCGCCAATGGGGAAATCAGAGTCTACGATATGCCCGACCCCGCGGCGCGCGACCCACATACGGCAGTTTTCGATTCTGACGGCATCCTCTGGTTCACACTTCAGCACGCCAACCGCATTGGTCGCCTCGACCCGCGAAGCGGTAAAATCAAGTTGGTAACCATGCCGGCTGCTGGTTCACGTCCGTACGGAATCAAAATTGATGCTTCGGGTACGCCCTGGGTCGCGTGCAACGGGCGCAATTGTCTGGTGCGGGTCGACCCCAAGACTATGGCCCTCACCGAAATCGAGCTTCCCCATAAGGGGACTAAAGTGCGGCGGCTTGATATCGCCGCCGACGGCATGATCTGGTACGTTAACTCCAGTCGCGGCCGCCTAGGGCGCTATAATCCGCGTAGCGGCGAGGTTCAGGAGTGGCCCTCACCGAGTGGTCCGCTCTCTCACCCCTACGCGATAGCGGTCGTCGATGGGGCAGTCTGGTACAACGAGTCTGGGATGCGCCCGGATGCTCTGGTGCGTTTTGATATCAAAACAAAGACTTTTCAGAGCTGGCCTATACCATCAGGCGGAATTCACTCCGGCATCGTGCGTCACATGCGCCCCAGCCGTAATGGCGATTTGCTCATACATCAAAGCGCTACCAACCGAATCATGCGGGTCGAAATCGACGACTGA